The following proteins are co-located in the Microcystis wesenbergii NRERC-220 genome:
- a CDS encoding DNA methyltransferase, whose protein sequence is MPLSWNEIKNRAIAFQKEWEGETSEKAESQSFWNDFFHVFGISRRRVASFEQPIKKADNKQGFIDLLWKGTILVEHKSKGKDLEKAPQQAKDYFPNLKEHELPRYILVSDFQRFKLYDLDSGNQWEFQLSNFVDNVHLFDFIAGYEKRVYKDEDPVNIQAAELMGKLHDCLKEIGYMWHNLEVYLVRLLFCLFADDTGIFNKGIFWEYIDLHTKEDGSDLAMHIAYIFQVLNTPEDKRLKNLDENLTQFPYINGKLFEESLPLAAFDSKMRVMLLEACAFDWGKISPAIFGSMFQAVMNPKERRNLGAHYTSEKNIQKVIKPLFLDDLSREFEKIKGHRNKLLEFQKKIANLYFLDPACGCGNFLIITYRELRDLEILVLQELDKTGQLVTDISTIIQVDVNQFAGIEYDEFAVRVAEVAMWLIDHQMNVKVSNTFGQYFVRLPLKKAAKIVHGNALRIDWEELISKEKLNFILGNPPFVGKQLQNADQKADMNHVLGDVKGAGVLDYVTAWYIKAAEFIQNSLIRCALVSTNSISQGEQVGVLWQELYQKYKIKIHFAHRTFSWSNEAKGNAAVHCVIIGFGLEDIDNKRIFDYADIKGEPTERKVKNINPYLVEGNDLVILSRRKTISSVPDINFGSMPNDGGHLILTEEEKNELLKNEPDADKWIRRYTGAQEFINSYSRYCLWLVNIQPQELKKSKEIYRRVEEVRKVRSESNRKTTQELSKFPTLFGENRQPDTNYLLIPGVSSENRKYIPTGFLSPDIITSNSCLIIPYATLYHFGILTSEMHMAWVKYVCGRLKSDYRYSNTIVYNNYPFPENITDKQKQTVETCAQAVLDTRVKYPDSSLADLYDTLTMPPDLLKAHQKLDKAVDLCYRPQPFTSELNRIEYLFELYEKLTAPLLPTSKQKPSKRKNPQ, encoded by the coding sequence ATGCCTTTAAGTTGGAATGAAATTAAAAATCGCGCCATCGCTTTTCAAAAAGAGTGGGAAGGAGAGACTTCAGAAAAAGCAGAATCTCAGTCTTTTTGGAATGATTTTTTTCATGTCTTTGGCATTTCACGGCGTAGGGTAGCCAGTTTTGAGCAACCGATAAAAAAAGCAGATAATAAACAGGGTTTTATTGATTTACTCTGGAAAGGGACGATTTTAGTTGAGCATAAATCGAAGGGGAAAGATTTAGAAAAAGCCCCACAACAGGCTAAGGATTATTTTCCCAATTTAAAGGAACATGAGTTACCGCGTTATATTTTAGTCTCGGATTTTCAACGGTTTAAATTATATGATTTAGATTCGGGGAATCAATGGGAATTTCAATTAAGTAATTTTGTTGATAATGTTCATTTGTTTGATTTTATTGCTGGTTACGAAAAACGAGTTTATAAAGACGAAGATCCCGTCAATATTCAAGCGGCCGAGTTAATGGGAAAACTTCATGATTGCCTCAAAGAAATTGGTTATATGTGGCATAATTTAGAAGTTTATCTAGTGCGTTTATTATTTTGTTTATTTGCCGATGATACGGGTATTTTTAATAAGGGGATTTTCTGGGAATATATTGATCTACATACCAAGGAAGATGGCAGTGATTTGGCGATGCACATCGCTTATATTTTTCAGGTTTTGAATACACCAGAAGACAAAAGATTAAAAAATCTCGATGAGAATTTAACTCAATTTCCCTACATAAATGGCAAGTTATTCGAGGAGTCATTACCCTTAGCGGCTTTTGATAGCAAGATGCGAGTCATGTTATTAGAAGCTTGTGCTTTTGATTGGGGAAAAATTTCCCCTGCTATTTTTGGCTCTATGTTTCAAGCGGTAATGAATCCAAAAGAGCGACGCAATTTAGGGGCGCATTATACCTCCGAGAAAAATATTCAAAAGGTGATTAAACCGTTATTTTTAGATGATTTATCCAGAGAATTTGAGAAGATTAAAGGCCATCGCAATAAATTACTAGAATTTCAGAAAAAGATTGCTAATTTATATTTTCTTGATCCTGCCTGTGGTTGCGGCAATTTTTTAATTATTACCTATCGGGAGTTACGCGATTTAGAGATTTTGGTATTACAGGAGTTAGATAAAACGGGGCAGTTAGTAACAGATATTAGTACCATTATTCAGGTAGATGTAAATCAGTTTGCGGGTATTGAATACGATGAGTTTGCGGTGAGGGTGGCAGAGGTGGCGATGTGGTTAATTGATCATCAGATGAATGTTAAGGTTAGTAATACTTTTGGTCAGTATTTTGTGCGTTTACCATTAAAGAAAGCGGCAAAGATTGTTCATGGAAATGCCTTGCGGATTGATTGGGAAGAACTTATATCAAAAGAGAAGCTCAATTTTATTTTAGGGAATCCTCCTTTTGTGGGGAAACAGTTACAAAATGCCGACCAAAAGGCTGATATGAATCATGTTTTAGGGGACGTTAAAGGAGCAGGCGTTTTAGATTATGTGACGGCATGGTATATTAAAGCGGCTGAATTTATTCAAAATAGTTTAATTCGTTGCGCTTTAGTTAGCACAAATTCTATTTCTCAGGGTGAACAAGTTGGTGTTCTTTGGCAAGAGCTTTATCAAAAATATAAAATAAAAATTCATTTTGCCCATCGAACTTTTAGCTGGAGTAATGAAGCAAAAGGAAACGCCGCAGTTCATTGTGTTATTATTGGTTTTGGGCTAGAAGATATTGACAATAAACGTATTTTTGATTATGCTGATATTAAAGGTGAACCAACAGAAAGAAAAGTTAAAAATATTAATCCTTACCTAGTTGAGGGTAATGACTTGGTAATTTTAAGTAGAAGAAAAACCATTTCATCTGTTCCAGACATAAACTTTGGAAGTATGCCAAACGATGGTGGGCATTTGATTTTGACAGAAGAAGAGAAAAATGAACTTTTAAAAAATGAACCTGATGCTGATAAATGGATAAGACGCTATACAGGGGCGCAAGAATTTATTAATAGTTATTCTCGTTATTGTCTTTGGCTTGTTAACATTCAACCTCAAGAATTAAAGAAGTCAAAAGAAATTTATAGAAGAGTTGAAGAAGTTAGAAAAGTGCGAAGTGAAAGCAATCGAAAAACCACTCAAGAATTATCTAAATTTCCAACTCTTTTTGGAGAAAATAGACAACCTGATACTAATTATTTACTTATTCCTGGTGTTTCATCAGAGAATAGAAAATATATTCCAACTGGATTTTTATCTCCTGATATAATTACAAGTAATTCATGTTTAATTATTCCTTATGCAACTCTTTATCATTTTGGTATCTTAACTTCAGAAATGCACATGGCATGGGTTAAATATGTTTGCGGAAGATTAAAAAGCGATTATCGTTATTCAAACACCATCGTTTATAATAACTACCCCTTTCCAGAAAATATCACCGACAAACAAAAACAAACCGTCGAAACTTGCGCTCAAGCTGTGCTAGATACTAGGGTAAAATATCCTGATAGTAGCCTTGCGGATTTATACGATACCTTAACCATGCCTCCCGACTTGCTCAAAGCTCACCAAAAACTTGACAAAGCCGTTGATTTGTGTTATCGTCCCCAACCCTTTACCAGTGAATTAAACCGTATTGAATACCTCTTTGAACTCTATGAAAAATTAACCGCTCCCCTACTCCCTACCAGCAAACAAAAACCCTCGAAAAGAAAAAATCCTCAATAA
- a CDS encoding uracil-DNA glycosylase family protein, protein MADITNLIKQVHQEAKKEDFPIDTLIYQEAKKDPFEPVLYAGNLASQLCFFGRDLGRDEVYAGQPLIGAAGRMVREGFFQAWQGRKSHDRQELLSVCDRIFLTNTVPYKPPGNKAYSGEVKDRFRPFIEKLLVFYWQGDHIIPLGTEAFKWFEPYGKPREVDKFYLDKERFTKKLLVTLTATDEDGLKQQKKVTLLPLPHPSPLNQRYYALFPDLLQKRLTEFAF, encoded by the coding sequence ATGGCCGATATTACAAACCTAATTAAACAGGTACACCAAGAGGCAAAAAAAGAGGATTTTCCCATCGATACCCTGATTTACCAAGAGGCAAAAAAAGACCCCTTTGAACCGGTTTTGTATGCTGGTAATCTTGCTAGTCAGTTATGCTTTTTTGGCCGGGATTTAGGACGAGATGAAGTGTACGCAGGACAACCTTTGATCGGGGCTGCCGGTAGAATGGTAAGAGAGGGATTTTTTCAAGCTTGGCAGGGTAGAAAATCCCATGATCGTCAAGAGCTATTATCGGTGTGCGATCGAATTTTCTTGACTAATACAGTTCCCTACAAACCGCCGGGTAATAAAGCTTATTCTGGGGAAGTGAAAGATCGTTTTCGTCCATTTATAGAAAAACTGCTCGTTTTTTATTGGCAAGGTGATCATATCATTCCCCTTGGTACGGAAGCTTTTAAATGGTTTGAACCCTACGGTAAACCCAGAGAAGTAGATAAATTCTATCTTGATAAAGAACGCTTTACCAAAAAACTCCTAGTTACCCTTACCGCTACTGATGAAGATGGATTAAAACAGCAAAAGAAAGTGACTTTATTGCCTCTCCCCCATCCCTCTCCTCTCAATCAAAGATACTATGCTCTTTTTCCTGATTTATTACAAAAAAGATTAACTGAATTTGCCTTTTAA
- a CDS encoding pyridoxal phosphate-dependent aminotransferase yields MKLASRVNQVTPSLTLAIDSLAKEMKKNGEDVCSFSAGEPDFDTPTHIRAAAKKALDEGKTRYGPAAGEAGLRKAIAEKLLRDNQLAYNADNVIVTNGGKQSLYNLIMALIEAGDEVIIPAPYWLSYPEMVTLAGGTSVIVNTSLENQYKITPEQLEAAITPKTKLFVLNSPSNPTGIVYTPEEIAALAKIVVEKDILVVSDEIYEKILYDGAIHRSIASFGPEIFQRSIISNGFAKAFSMTGWRVGYVAAPVEIVKAMTKIQGHSTSNVCTFAQYGAIAALESPQDCIEEMVKAFSQRRQYILERVRAIPELNCPTPNGAFYLFIDISQTGLKSRYFCQKLLETQKVAAIPGIAFGADDCIRLSYATDLKTIEKGFDRIDKFIGTL; encoded by the coding sequence ATGAAACTAGCGTCACGAGTCAATCAAGTCACCCCCTCCCTTACCCTAGCTATCGACTCTCTGGCCAAGGAAATGAAGAAAAACGGCGAAGATGTCTGTAGTTTTAGCGCCGGGGAGCCAGATTTCGACACACCCACTCACATCAGAGCTGCCGCGAAAAAGGCCCTCGATGAGGGAAAAACTCGCTACGGACCGGCTGCCGGGGAAGCGGGGTTAAGAAAAGCCATCGCCGAGAAATTGCTGCGGGATAATCAACTAGCATACAATGCCGATAATGTCATCGTCACCAATGGCGGTAAACAGTCTCTCTACAATCTAATCATGGCGTTAATTGAAGCGGGGGACGAAGTGATTATTCCCGCACCCTACTGGTTGAGTTATCCTGAAATGGTGACGTTAGCGGGAGGAACATCGGTTATCGTCAATACTAGCCTAGAGAATCAGTATAAAATCACCCCCGAACAGCTAGAAGCGGCAATTACACCGAAAACTAAATTATTTGTTCTCAATTCTCCCTCTAATCCCACCGGCATTGTCTATACTCCCGAAGAAATCGCAGCTTTAGCAAAAATTGTGGTTGAAAAGGATATTTTAGTGGTTTCTGATGAAATTTACGAGAAAATCCTCTATGATGGCGCAATTCACCGCAGTATCGCTTCTTTTGGCCCAGAAATCTTTCAGCGCAGTATTATTAGTAATGGTTTTGCTAAAGCTTTCTCGATGACGGGGTGGCGCGTCGGTTATGTGGCAGCACCGGTGGAAATTGTCAAAGCTATGACTAAGATCCAAGGTCATAGTACCTCTAATGTCTGCACTTTTGCCCAATACGGTGCGATCGCTGCTTTGGAGAGTCCCCAAGATTGCATCGAGGAAATGGTCAAAGCTTTTAGCCAGCGCCGACAGTATATTTTAGAACGAGTGCGAGCAATCCCCGAACTCAATTGTCCTACTCCCAACGGTGCTTTTTATTTGTTTATCGATATTAGTCAAACTGGTTTAAAATCCCGGTATTTTTGTCAGAAACTTCTCGAAACCCAAAAAGTAGCCGCTATCCCCGGTATTGCTTTCGGTGCCGATGATTGTATTCGTCTTTCCTATGCTACAGACCTAAAGACAATTGAAAAAGGATTCGATCGCATTGATAAGTTTATCGGCACTTTGTAG
- the era gene encoding GTPase Era — MNDLINSQAFNLDSAVIPIAPTGFKSGFIGIIGRPNVGKSTLMNQLVGQKIAITSPIAQTTRNRLRGIVTSEISQMIFVDTPGIHKPHHELGKVLVKNAENAINSVDLVLFVVDSSNFLGSGDRYIADLLTKNQTPTILGLNKADQQPEDREPIDDSYRTLAAENNWPLLKFSALEGTGIAELQNLLIDSLEVGPYYYPPDLVTDQPERFIMGELIREQILLQTRQEIPHSVAVVIERVEETPALTKVFAAINVERDSQKGIVIGKNGSMLKAIGSSARSAIQKLIAGEVYLKLFVKVEPKWRQSRSLLAEFGYRTEE, encoded by the coding sequence ATGAACGATTTGATCAACTCCCAAGCCTTTAATCTCGATTCGGCAGTAATTCCCATCGCACCGACTGGTTTTAAATCGGGTTTTATTGGCATTATTGGTCGTCCTAATGTGGGCAAGTCCACCCTGATGAATCAATTAGTGGGACAAAAAATCGCCATTACTTCCCCCATCGCTCAAACTACCCGCAACCGTTTACGCGGCATTGTCACCAGCGAGATATCCCAGATGATTTTTGTCGATACCCCCGGCATTCACAAGCCCCATCACGAATTAGGCAAAGTTTTAGTTAAAAATGCTGAAAACGCCATAAATTCCGTAGATTTAGTTTTATTTGTTGTCGATAGTAGCAATTTTTTGGGCAGTGGCGATCGCTATATTGCCGATTTACTGACTAAAAACCAAACTCCCACGATTTTAGGGCTAAATAAAGCCGATCAGCAACCGGAAGACCGGGAGCCTATCGACGATAGTTATCGCACCTTAGCGGCGGAAAATAACTGGCCTCTGCTCAAATTTTCGGCACTGGAGGGGACGGGAATCGCAGAATTGCAAAATCTGTTAATTGATTCCCTCGAAGTCGGTCCCTACTACTATCCCCCCGATTTAGTCACCGATCAACCGGAAAGGTTTATTATGGGCGAATTAATCCGCGAACAGATTTTACTGCAAACCCGTCAGGAAATTCCCCATTCTGTGGCGGTGGTGATTGAACGTGTCGAGGAAACTCCCGCTTTAACCAAGGTTTTTGCCGCCATCAATGTGGAACGAGATTCCCAAAAAGGGATCGTCATCGGTAAAAATGGCAGTATGTTAAAAGCGATCGGCTCTTCCGCTCGATCGGCTATTCAAAAGTTAATCGCTGGGGAGGTATATTTAAAATTATTTGTGAAAGTAGAACCGAAATGGCGACAATCTCGCTCACTTTTAGCAGAATTTGGCTATCGCACCGAGGAGTGA
- the rsmD gene encoding 16S rRNA (guanine(966)-N(2))-methyltransferase RsmD: MRIYGNRPIKTLAGQLTRPTTARVREALFNIWQQKLSGCRWLDLCAGNGSMGAEALCRGASLVIGIEQSGRAGEIIKENWRNLATSHQQFQVIRGDVLTKLATLAGKSFDLIYFDPPYESGLYLPVLTAISQSNLLDSLGEIAVEHNPKSWQAINLEGLTICRQKRYGNTTLTFYQKADVS, translated from the coding sequence ATGAGAATTTACGGCAATCGTCCCATAAAAACCCTAGCAGGACAATTAACCCGTCCGACGACAGCAAGGGTCCGAGAAGCTTTATTTAATATCTGGCAACAGAAATTATCCGGCTGTCGTTGGTTGGATCTTTGTGCGGGTAATGGTTCCATGGGTGCGGAAGCTTTATGTCGAGGTGCGAGTCTAGTAATCGGAATTGAACAATCAGGACGCGCTGGCGAAATTATTAAGGAAAATTGGCGCAATTTAGCAACTTCTCACCAGCAATTTCAAGTAATTCGGGGGGATGTACTGACAAAGTTAGCCACTTTAGCGGGGAAAAGTTTTGATCTAATTTATTTTGATCCTCCCTACGAAAGCGGGTTATATTTACCGGTACTAACTGCCATCTCTCAATCTAATTTATTAGATTCTCTGGGGGAAATTGCCGTGGAACACAATCCCAAATCTTGGCAAGCAATTAATCTAGAAGGTTTAACCATTTGTCGTCAAAAACGCTACGGCAATACTACCTTAACTTTTTATCAAAAAGCAGATGTTTCCTGA
- a CDS encoding MoaD/ThiS family protein, producing the protein MAVKVLIPTPLQKFTENKATIECSASSVGGLIESLEASFPGIKARLCDEEGAPRRFLNFYVNSEDIRFLDGTKTPLKDGDEVSIVPAVAGG; encoded by the coding sequence ATGGCTGTAAAAGTTCTCATTCCTACTCCCCTGCAAAAATTTACAGAAAATAAGGCTACCATCGAGTGTAGTGCTAGTAGTGTCGGTGGTTTAATCGAATCCTTAGAAGCAAGTTTCCCCGGTATTAAGGCCCGCTTATGCGATGAAGAGGGCGCACCCCGGCGCTTTTTAAATTTCTACGTCAACAGTGAAGATATTCGCTTCCTCGATGGGACAAAAACTCCCTTAAAAGATGGCGATGAAGTCAGTATCGTTCCTGCGGTGGCTGGAGGTTAA
- the thrC gene encoding threonine synthase — MTLATNIETSKFIPTFTRLVSKEGGTSYPLKALNICEETFAPLEVDYDYDLIRRTVTRESIQAGPNSIWRYRSFLPVESENPIDVGTGMTPLVKSHRLARRLGLKNLYIKNDAVNMPTLSFKDRVVSVALTRAKELGFTTVSCASTGNLANSTAAIAAHAGLDCCVFIPSDLEAGKILGTLIYNPTVMAVKGNYDQVNRLCSEVGNTYGWGFVNINLRPYYSEGSKTLGFEVAEQLGWKLPDHIVAPLASGSLFTKIYKGFQEFVKVGLVADKAVRFSGAQAEGCSPIAQAFKEGRDFVAPVKPNTIAKSIAIGNPADGVYALDIARKTGGNIESVTDAEIIEGIKLLAETEGIFTETAGGTTIAVLKKLVEAGKIDPEETTVVYITGNGLKTQEAVQGYIGEPLLIEPKLESFERALERSRTLERLEWQQVLV; from the coding sequence ATGACCCTAGCGACAAACATCGAAACCTCAAAATTCATCCCGACCTTTACCCGCTTGGTTTCTAAGGAAGGAGGGACATCCTACCCCCTGAAAGCGCTGAATATCTGCGAAGAAACCTTTGCCCCCCTAGAAGTGGACTACGATTACGACCTCATCCGTCGCACCGTTACCAGAGAAAGCATTCAAGCAGGTCCCAATTCCATCTGGCGCTATCGTTCCTTTTTGCCGGTGGAAAGTGAAAATCCCATCGATGTGGGTACGGGTATGACTCCCCTAGTTAAATCCCACCGTTTAGCCCGGCGCTTGGGTCTAAAAAATCTCTACATTAAAAATGATGCCGTCAATATGCCCACTCTCAGCTTCAAAGATAGAGTGGTATCCGTCGCCCTTACCCGGGCCAAAGAATTAGGTTTTACCACCGTTTCCTGTGCTAGTACGGGAAATCTGGCCAATTCCACCGCCGCTATTGCCGCTCACGCCGGTTTAGACTGTTGTGTTTTCATTCCCTCCGACTTAGAAGCGGGTAAAATTCTCGGCACCCTAATCTATAATCCCACGGTCATGGCAGTTAAAGGCAATTACGATCAAGTTAACCGTCTCTGTTCAGAAGTGGGCAATACCTACGGTTGGGGTTTTGTCAACATCAATCTGCGTCCCTACTATTCCGAAGGTTCCAAAACTTTAGGCTTTGAAGTGGCTGAACAATTAGGCTGGAAACTCCCCGACCATATTGTCGCACCTTTAGCCAGTGGTTCCCTGTTTACCAAGATTTATAAAGGCTTCCAAGAATTCGTCAAAGTCGGTTTGGTGGCAGATAAAGCAGTGCGTTTTAGTGGCGCTCAAGCGGAGGGTTGTTCCCCCATTGCCCAAGCTTTCAAGGAAGGACGGGATTTTGTCGCCCCAGTTAAACCCAATACTATCGCCAAATCGATCGCTATTGGTAATCCCGCCGATGGTGTTTATGCCCTTGATATTGCCCGTAAAACTGGCGGTAATATTGAATCCGTCACCGATGCCGAAATTATCGAAGGTATTAAACTTTTGGCAGAAACGGAAGGCATTTTCACGGAAACCGCAGGCGGTACGACTATCGCTGTCTTGAAAAAATTAGTAGAAGCGGGTAAAATCGACCCCGAAGAAACCACGGTCGTTTATATCACCGGTAATGGTCTAAAAACCCAAGAAGCGGTACAGGGTTATATCGGTGAACCCCTGTTAATCGAACCGAAATTAGAAAGCTTTGAACGGGCCCTGGAACGTTCCCGCACCCTCGAACGCCTCGAATGGCAACAGGTTCTCGTCTAG
- a CDS encoding DUF6816 family protein, with product MQRIILFLLVLTLGCSNHLELSIAGNLSDRLTNYPRWMTKPVVSFASGDLVYPDWMVGSWTVTSTLIDLTAPLAPQIITPGFESNRRYLEKSLEFPVRFIEKAISRPINAAFLSTIISKPSIVADRSFNGLAISRAYLGNQSVLSVKTDPNNPNRQITFLRGAHQLISTVIARNSETPSRNQFIATEISQQIFRGETNTYLNEVETTTAYQLLSPNKILGDQVTAIYLSPQSPDYFQAPNRPVALYRYRLELLKD from the coding sequence ATGCAAAGGATAATTTTGTTCTTGTTAGTATTGACTCTGGGCTGTAGTAACCATTTAGAATTATCTATAGCGGGAAATTTAAGCGATCGCTTAACTAATTATCCTCGCTGGATGACTAAACCAGTGGTTAGTTTTGCCAGTGGAGATTTAGTTTATCCCGATTGGATGGTAGGCAGTTGGACTGTCACCAGTACCCTAATCGATTTAACCGCTCCTCTTGCTCCCCAGATTATCACACCTGGTTTTGAAAGTAATCGTCGTTACCTAGAAAAATCGCTCGAGTTTCCGGTGAGATTCATCGAGAAAGCTATTTCCAGACCGATAAATGCTGCCTTTTTATCTACCATTATCAGTAAACCATCAATTGTGGCCGATCGATCCTTTAATGGTTTAGCAATTAGTCGCGCCTATTTAGGTAATCAATCGGTATTATCGGTAAAAACTGACCCCAATAATCCCAATCGTCAGATTACCTTTTTACGGGGCGCTCATCAACTAATTTCCACGGTAATTGCCAGAAATAGCGAAACTCCTAGCCGAAATCAATTTATTGCCACGGAAATTAGTCAACAAATTTTCCGGGGAGAAACCAATACTTATCTTAATGAGGTGGAAACCACCACCGCCTATCAGTTATTATCTCCTAATAAAATTCTAGGCGATCAGGTGACAGCCATTTATCTTTCCCCCCAATCGCCGGATTATTTCCAAGCGCCGAATCGTCCTGTAGCTTTGTATCGTTATCGCCTAGAATTGCTGAAAGATTAA
- a CDS encoding HNH endonuclease: MSGIKLEDIREITKNTQGKGYLIIFNDNRVIILYKKRTIAALLTLIRYGEGCESDLTNATNNLQEIKTILKGKIPENLIQDSYADANKPFSELWNEEGFNFISDPPGQKRLGSQKYILDSSDHQRLFTTTKPPIRTPPSSLIQRNILEQQKNKCNFCGSILKKKENINQNTYARDRVRLVWDHRIPVEKGGNSADDNFQALCFYCNKCKWQICNLCNYAPDKCSECVLAFPEVTKIIFPSQENIEDRLNRAN; the protein is encoded by the coding sequence ATGAGTGGGATCAAGTTAGAAGATATTAGGGAAATTACCAAGAATACTCAAGGAAAAGGATATTTAATTATCTTTAATGATAACAGAGTAATTATTTTATATAAAAAAAGAACTATTGCTGCTTTGCTAACTCTGATTAGGTATGGAGAAGGTTGTGAGAGCGATCTAACTAATGCGACCAATAATTTGCAAGAGATAAAAACTATACTCAAGGGTAAAATTCCTGAAAATTTAATTCAAGATTCCTATGCTGATGCTAATAAACCCTTTAGCGAACTTTGGAATGAAGAGGGATTTAATTTTATTTCTGATCCTCCAGGACAAAAAAGATTAGGCAGTCAAAAATATATTTTAGATAGTTCCGATCATCAACGACTTTTTACCACTACTAAACCACCGATTAGAACACCTCCCTCATCCCTAATTCAGAGAAATATCTTAGAACAACAAAAAAATAAATGTAATTTTTGTGGCTCAATTCTTAAAAAGAAAGAAAATATCAATCAAAATACCTATGCTAGGGATCGAGTGCGTTTAGTTTGGGATCATCGGATTCCCGTAGAAAAAGGTGGAAATAGTGCCGATGACAATTTTCAAGCTCTCTGCTTCTATTGTAATAAATGCAAATGGCAAATCTGTAATCTTTGTAACTATGCTCCTGATAAATGTTCAGAATGTGTCTTAGCTTTTCCTGAAGTAACTAAGATTATTTTCCCCAGTCAAGAAAATATTGAAGACCGGCTAAATCGAGCTAATTGA
- a CDS encoding HhoA/HhoB/HtrA family serine endopeptidase, producing MTHNIFNDNISPSNEGNPKRSKSSAMKKLFAYSSLLVLGAGLGIGATYAYSQNPLELAQNIAPAATNPRPSTPAAAAPSSLVIPTNFVASVVQEVGPAVVRINASREVNGGGDFSEFANDPVFRRFFGSQIPEGGEKQVQRGTGSGFIISNDGKIITNAHVVEGADKVTVTLKDGRTIDGKVLGSDPLTDVAVVQVETSNLPTVKLGNSDSLQVGEWAIAIGNPLGLDNTVTTGIISAKERNGSQIGASDKRVDFLQTDAAINPGNSGGPLLNDRGEVIGVNTAIIQNAQGLGFAIPIKTAQRIAEQLIATGKVEHPYLGVQMVQLTSEVKEQLADSPMADNWTIPDDSGVLLVRVMRGSPAAAAGLRSGDVLKSVGGKNVTDPDAVREIVANTQIGDNLPVEISREGQKINLNIQVGSLNTANRS from the coding sequence ATGACTCACAATATTTTTAACGATAATATTTCCCCGAGCAACGAAGGCAATCCCAAACGATCCAAATCTTCTGCAATGAAAAAACTTTTTGCCTATTCCTCTTTACTGGTTTTGGGCGCCGGGTTAGGTATCGGTGCCACCTACGCCTACAGTCAAAATCCTCTAGAATTAGCCCAAAATATTGCCCCCGCTGCCACTAATCCTCGCCCCTCCACACCAGCGGCAGCGGCTCCCTCGTCTCTTGTTATTCCCACCAATTTTGTCGCTTCTGTGGTGCAAGAAGTGGGGCCGGCGGTGGTAAGAATTAATGCTTCTAGGGAAGTCAATGGAGGCGGTGATTTTTCTGAATTTGCTAACGATCCTGTTTTCCGTCGCTTCTTTGGTTCTCAAATACCAGAGGGAGGAGAAAAACAAGTTCAAAGAGGTACAGGTTCGGGGTTTATTATCAGTAATGACGGTAAAATTATCACCAATGCTCACGTTGTCGAGGGAGCGGATAAGGTGACTGTCACCCTCAAAGATGGTCGCACTATCGATGGTAAAGTCTTAGGTAGTGATCCTTTAACTGATGTGGCAGTGGTACAGGTGGAAACGAGCAATTTACCCACGGTTAAATTAGGTAATTCTGATAGTTTACAGGTGGGAGAATGGGCGATCGCTATCGGTAATCCTTTGGGATTAGATAACACTGTAACCACGGGAATTATTAGTGCCAAGGAACGCAATGGCTCCCAAATTGGTGCTAGTGATAAACGGGTGGATTTCCTGCAAACTGATGCGGCAATTAACCCCGGAAACTCCGGCGGACCTTTGTTAAATGATCGGGGAGAAGTCATCGGAGTTAACACTGCTATCATTCAAAATGCCCAGGGTTTAGGTTTTGCTATTCCGATTAAAACTGCCCAAAGAATCGCCGAACAATTAATCGCCACGGGTAAGGTGGAACATCCCTATCTCGGTGTTCAAATGGTACAGTTAACTTCGGAGGTAAAAGAACAATTAGCCGATAGTCCTATGGCCGATAATTGGACTATTCCCGATGATTCTGGTGTCTTGTTAGTGCGGGTGATGAGAGGTTCTCCTGCCGCAGCAGCGGGATTGCGATCAGGTGATGTGTTAAAGTCTGTAGGTGGTAAGAATGTCACCGATCCTGATGCGGTTCGGGAAATTGTTGCTAATACTCAAATCGGCGATAATTTGCCCGTAGAAATTAGCCGGGAAGGACAAAAAATTAATCTGAATATTCAAGTGGGTAGCTTGAATACTGCTAACAGATCCTAG